One Lycium barbarum isolate Lr01 chromosome 5, ASM1917538v2, whole genome shotgun sequence genomic window carries:
- the LOC132640144 gene encoding uncharacterized protein LOC132640144, giving the protein MPLYDCMLLLKPHVKKEALMDLVAKVGKHVHRKNGVLTDMKSFGTVQLGYGIRKLDGRYYQGQLMQMTMMTPPTLSNELHYLNKEDRLLRWLLVKHRDIKFGMDFLGEDDTKAELSKFRSNLYEDEEEEDDDDDDDEYNTDEAERNKV; this is encoded by the exons ATGCCGCTATATGACTGTATGCTGTTGCTGAAACCCCATGTAAAGAAGGAAGCTCTGATGGACCTTGTTGCAAAGGTTGGGAAGCATGTCCATAGAAAAAATGGCGTCCTTACAGATATGAAGTCATTTGGAACTGTTCAACTGGGTTATGGCATTAGGAAACTAGATGGAAGGTACTATCAG GGTCAGCTGATGCAAATGACAATGATGACACCACCGACCTTAAGCAATGAGCTGCATTACCTGAACAAAGAAGACCGCTTGCTCCGTTGGCTTTTGGTTAAGCATCGAGACATCAAATTTGGAATGGACTTCTTGGGTGAAGATGATACCAAGGCTGAACTAAGCAAGTTCAGGAGCAACTTGTACgaggatgaagaagaagaagatgacgaCGACGATGACGATGAGTATAATACGGATGAAGCCGAGAGAAACAAAGTCTAG